Proteins encoded together in one Undibacterium sp. CCC3.4 window:
- a CDS encoding chemotaxis protein CheA, giving the protein MTPLLQQFLSEARDFLQGIGEKLIQLEKAAKDPLLMSELFRLVHTLKGNCGLFDFPEMQRVLHAAEDLMVVVRAGELAYDQHCADSLLDAMDFISILLDEIEQETSNPASHAATSVSLAQSLRALLPAQTANNQQHTVDLDFDTALPQISTLDMQAVPEALRMTAYRTLVSPAALGSEPAADGVLERALFWITYTPEAECFFKGEDPFFLARQVPALQWQKISARATWTDLAELDAYQCNLRIQLISAASRSQLAEHFRYVPEQISLCALTPALLILPVGERNGGPVYEDFVLAALAQLQARDLAALSRSANSMLELSSAALCMASALRWLLLVIELEPENLTSMGDLLQSLRAPNGEISHTVLATPIPLPTAPLAEAPADTAAAIAAAIIAAQALLLGLPDQVTWLPGRLISTATTLKHCFSSLGQHALLAEIDAALAEALAQSTSSPLRDWLSAHQDLAAAPRRAGSSDTSDTKTTPCAIAATANSSTASGDGELKFGRRAEDGSARTLKVDQEKIDRLMNLIGEMVVAKNALPYLASRAETVFGVRDLAREIKAQYAVINRIAEEMQGTIMQVRMLPVSFVFQRFPRLVRDISRKLGKEISLLLEGEDTEADKNIIEALADPLIHIIRNSLDHGFETPEARRQLGKPAQGRLLISASQEAGRVIIDISDDGKGIDPLIIKTKAFEKGLIDEARFDRISDHEAINLIFAAGFSTAEVVSDLSGRGVGMDVVRTAVEQVNGSVTLSSQVGQGTQLRLSLPLSIAVTNVMIIESNQQIFGIPMEMVVETVRIPRAAIHTIKASQTAILRGRLVPLCSLNELLASDAPQIANESDELATLVIRLRGEHIGILIDDFRGVVDIILKPMGGILGSLSSYSGSALLGDGSVLMVLNLKEML; this is encoded by the coding sequence ATGACACCCTTACTCCAACAATTTCTATCCGAGGCGCGCGATTTCTTGCAGGGCATAGGCGAGAAATTGATACAACTCGAAAAAGCGGCCAAGGACCCGCTGCTGATGAGCGAATTATTTCGCCTCGTGCATACTTTGAAGGGCAACTGCGGCCTGTTTGATTTTCCGGAAATGCAGCGGGTATTGCATGCCGCCGAAGACCTGATGGTGGTCGTGCGTGCCGGCGAACTGGCCTACGATCAGCACTGTGCCGACAGTTTGCTCGATGCCATGGATTTCATCAGCATTCTGCTCGATGAGATTGAACAAGAAACAAGCAACCCGGCTAGCCACGCTGCCACCTCAGTCAGCTTGGCGCAATCGCTGCGCGCGCTACTGCCGGCACAAACTGCCAATAACCAGCAACACACCGTCGATCTCGATTTCGATACCGCCCTGCCGCAGATTTCAACACTCGATATGCAAGCGGTACCAGAAGCTCTGCGCATGACTGCTTACCGCACACTGGTGTCACCGGCTGCGCTTGGCAGCGAGCCTGCGGCCGACGGTGTGCTTGAGCGCGCTTTGTTCTGGATCACTTATACCCCGGAAGCAGAATGCTTCTTCAAAGGTGAAGACCCGTTTTTCTTAGCGCGCCAAGTGCCGGCATTACAGTGGCAAAAAATTTCCGCGCGCGCCACCTGGACTGACTTGGCCGAGCTCGATGCCTACCAGTGCAATTTACGCATACAGCTGATCAGCGCCGCCTCGCGAAGCCAATTAGCCGAGCATTTTCGCTACGTACCGGAACAAATCAGCCTGTGCGCATTGACCCCGGCACTACTGATACTGCCGGTTGGCGAGCGTAACGGTGGCCCCGTGTATGAAGATTTTGTACTCGCCGCGCTGGCGCAACTGCAGGCGCGTGATCTGGCAGCGCTGAGTCGTTCTGCCAACTCCATGCTGGAACTCTCCTCGGCCGCGCTGTGTATGGCCTCGGCCTTGCGCTGGCTGTTGCTGGTGATCGAACTGGAACCGGAAAACCTCACCAGCATGGGCGATTTGCTGCAATCTCTGCGCGCGCCGAATGGTGAAATCTCGCATACCGTGCTGGCCACGCCAATACCGCTGCCAACCGCCCCGCTCGCGGAAGCGCCGGCCGATACAGCCGCGGCCATCGCCGCCGCCATCATCGCCGCCCAAGCCTTACTGCTGGGCTTGCCCGACCAAGTCACTTGGCTGCCAGGGCGTTTGATTTCCACCGCGACCACCCTCAAGCATTGTTTTTCCAGTTTGGGGCAGCACGCCTTGCTGGCCGAGATCGATGCAGCCTTAGCAGAAGCGCTGGCACAATCGACGTCCAGCCCTTTGCGTGACTGGTTGAGCGCGCATCAAGACCTGGCTGCCGCGCCGCGCCGCGCCGGCAGCAGCGACACCAGCGACACCAAAACCACGCCCTGCGCCATTGCGGCTACAGCGAACAGCAGCACCGCAAGCGGCGACGGCGAACTCAAATTCGGCCGGCGCGCCGAAGACGGCAGTGCGCGCACTCTGAAAGTCGATCAAGAAAAAATTGATCGCCTGATGAATTTGATCGGCGAAATGGTAGTCGCTAAAAATGCCTTGCCGTATTTAGCCTCGCGCGCTGAAACGGTATTTGGCGTGCGCGATCTGGCGCGCGAAATCAAAGCACAATATGCCGTCATCAACCGCATTGCCGAAGAAATGCAGGGCACCATCATGCAAGTGCGGATGTTGCCGGTCTCATTTGTGTTTCAACGCTTTCCACGACTGGTGCGCGATATTTCGCGCAAGCTCGGCAAAGAAATCAGTTTGCTACTCGAAGGCGAAGATACCGAAGCCGATAAAAACATCATTGAAGCCTTGGCCGACCCGCTGATTCACATCATTCGCAACAGCCTCGACCACGGCTTTGAAACCCCGGAAGCACGCCGTCAATTGGGCAAGCCGGCGCAAGGACGCTTATTGATCAGCGCCTCACAAGAAGCCGGGCGGGTCATCATCGATATCAGCGACGATGGCAAAGGTATCGATCCGCTGATCATCAAAACCAAAGCTTTCGAAAAAGGCTTGATCGACGAAGCGCGCTTTGATCGCATCTCCGATCACGAAGCCATCAATCTGATTTTCGCCGCCGGCTTTTCCACCGCCGAAGTGGTGTCCGATTTGTCCGGCCGTGGGGTTGGCATGGATGTGGTGCGCACTGCCGTCGAACAAGTCAACGGCAGCGTGACACTGTCGAGTCAAGTCGGACAAGGTACGCAGCTGCGCTTATCGCTGCCACTCTCGATTGCCGTCACCAATGTGATGATCATCGAATCGAATCAACAAATTTTCGGCATTCCCATGGAGATGGTGGTTGAAACCGTGCGCATTCCGCGTGCTGCCATTCACACTATCAAAGCCAGCCAAACCGCCATCTTACGCGGCCGCTTGGTACCACTGTGTTCACTCAATGAACTGCTGGCCAGCGACGCGCCGCAAATTGCCAACGAAAGCGATGAATTGGCCACCCTCGTGATCCGTCTACGCGGTGAACACATCGGTATTCTGATCGATGATTTTCGCGGCGTCGTCGATATCATCCTCAAGCCGATGGGCGGCATACTCGGCAGCCTGAGCAGCTACAGCGGTTCGGCCTTGCTCGGGGACGGTTCGGTATTGATGGTACTGAATTTGAAGGAGATGCTGTAA
- a CDS encoding response regulator — MAKTIMIIDDSITMLMSLKNSLEIFGFSVLTASDGALALESLQSGKRPDLIITDINMPNMGGIEFIGKARALPGFRFIPILALTTESQQSKRDEAKQLGATGWLVKPVSGTDLQKIIKQVLPGA, encoded by the coding sequence ATGGCTAAAACAATCATGATCATCGACGATTCCATCACCATGCTGATGAGTTTGAAAAACAGCTTGGAAATTTTCGGCTTCTCGGTGTTGACCGCCAGTGATGGTGCACTGGCCTTGGAATCATTGCAAAGCGGTAAGCGGCCCGACTTGATCATCACCGATATCAACATGCCCAATATGGGCGGCATAGAATTCATCGGCAAAGCCCGTGCCCTGCCCGGTTTTCGTTTCATCCCCATCTTGGCCTTGACCACAGAAAGCCAGCAAAGCAAGCGCGATGAAGCGAAACAGCTGGGCGCGACCGGATGGTTGGTAAAACCGGTCAGCGGCACCGACTTACAAAAAATTATTAAGCAGGTTTTGCCAGGAGCATGA